One window of Geothermobacter hydrogeniphilus genomic DNA carries:
- a CDS encoding ShlB/FhaC/HecB family hemolysin secretion/activation protein, whose translation MAHGCAAPPATAGPFSVRVGGRVLLFLLLLVLLGSRPLSAATNLGTEEQRLRQRRDQRGRQQRTEVPDTRQLPETVAPPAAELPVESPCFTIDRLRLTIPADLLRRHPDTAVLLRPGGRLFFLQEELRRYRGRCLGTAGINLIIRRLTALLIDRGFTTTRIAIPEQDLSSGVLRLELIPGLIRNLLPAGDIHGFSRNALPFKPGDLLNLRDLEQGLEQMLRVAGQDVRFDLLPGDLPGESDIRITIHRSRPLRLLLSLDNSGSNDTGRWLAGATLQFDTPLRLNDSLEIGYQDSARRSSDGKSADDLRLDWSIPWGWWRLECEASRYHYRQRVNGSNQSFTSSGESERFGATLTRTLWRGQRQKGELLLGVRRRRSHSFIDDSEILVQRRNLTEAEAALQQRLYLGKAQLDLKLAHHWGSRWFGADRDLPGRQPGDPSFFYRLQTLDLNLAAPLSAASTPIRCNLTLHAQYADRQLFGSEQLAIGSRYTVRGFDGDRMLSGERGFYLRDNLDIPLGKSGQDLYFGLDYGRVGGPSSRFQPGRELVGGLVGLRGNWKGFGYDLFAGWPLHQPDGFDSGGTTVAVNLVWGM comes from the coding sequence ATGGCACATGGATGTGCCGCCCCGCCGGCAACGGCGGGGCCTTTCTCTGTCCGCGTCGGCGGCAGAGTTCTGCTGTTTCTGCTGCTGCTCGTTCTGCTCGGCAGCCGCCCGCTGTCTGCGGCCACCAACCTGGGAACCGAAGAACAACGTCTGCGGCAGCGCCGTGACCAGCGCGGCCGCCAACAACGGACCGAAGTGCCGGACACGCGGCAGCTGCCGGAAACCGTTGCACCGCCGGCAGCGGAACTGCCGGTCGAATCTCCCTGCTTCACCATTGACAGGCTGCGGCTCACCATCCCCGCGGACCTTCTTCGTCGTCATCCCGACACCGCCGTGCTGCTGCGTCCCGGCGGCCGGCTCTTTTTCCTGCAGGAGGAACTGCGCCGCTACCGCGGCCGTTGCCTCGGTACGGCCGGTATCAACCTGATCATCCGCCGCCTCACCGCGTTGCTGATCGATCGCGGCTTCACCACCACCCGCATAGCCATCCCGGAACAGGATCTCTCTTCCGGAGTTCTGCGACTGGAACTGATTCCCGGCCTGATCCGCAACCTGCTCCCCGCCGGAGACATCCACGGGTTCAGCCGCAACGCCCTGCCGTTCAAGCCGGGCGACCTGCTCAACCTCCGCGACCTGGAACAGGGGCTGGAGCAGATGCTACGGGTCGCCGGTCAGGATGTCCGCTTCGATCTGCTGCCCGGAGACCTGCCGGGGGAAAGCGACATCCGCATCACCATCCACCGTTCACGGCCGCTGCGGCTGCTGCTGTCACTCGACAACTCCGGCAGCAACGACACCGGCCGCTGGCTGGCCGGCGCCACGCTGCAGTTCGATACCCCGCTGAGACTCAACGACAGTCTTGAAATCGGCTACCAGGACAGCGCCAGGCGCAGCAGCGACGGCAAAAGCGCTGACGATCTGCGCCTGGACTGGTCGATTCCCTGGGGCTGGTGGCGGCTGGAGTGCGAAGCGAGCCGCTATCACTACCGCCAGCGGGTCAACGGCAGCAACCAGAGTTTCACATCAAGCGGCGAGAGTGAACGATTCGGTGCCACCCTGACCCGCACCCTGTGGCGTGGACAGCGGCAGAAAGGCGAGCTTCTCCTCGGGGTGCGCCGACGACGCAGCCACAGTTTCATCGACGACAGCGAAATCCTGGTGCAGCGCCGCAACCTGACCGAGGCCGAAGCGGCCCTGCAGCAACGCCTCTACCTCGGCAAGGCCCAGCTCGATCTCAAGCTGGCCCACCACTGGGGAAGCCGCTGGTTCGGCGCCGACCGCGATCTGCCCGGCAGGCAGCCGGGGGATCCGAGCTTTTTCTACCGCCTGCAGACCCTCGACCTGAACCTCGCCGCGCCCCTGTCGGCAGCATCCACCCCGATCCGTTGCAACCTGACCCTGCACGCCCAGTACGCCGACCGGCAACTGTTCGGCTCCGAGCAGCTCGCCATCGGCAGCCGTTACACGGTGCGCGGTTTCGACGGCGACCGGATGCTGAGCGGTGAGCGGGGTTTCTACCTGCGCGACAACCTCGACATCCCCCTCGGAAAAAGCGGGCAGGATCTTTATTTCGGCCTCGATTACGGTCGCGTCGGCGGCCCTTCCAGCCGTTTTCAGCCCGGCCGGGAACTGGTCGGCGGCCTGGTGGGTCTGCGCGGCAACTGGAAGGGATTCGGCTACGACCTGTTCGCCGGTTGGCCTCTCCATCAACCGGATGGCTTCGACAGCGGCGGCACCACGGTGGCGGTCAACCTGGTGTGGGGGATGTGA